The following DNA comes from Sphingomonas flavescens.
CTCCGGGCACCCCAAATCGCGTGTCGCCATCGGCGAGGAGTGCCGGCAGACGGCTATTCGCGACGGTCTCCGGCTGGGAGTCCAGCTCGCGCTCCAGCATCGGCAGCGCGTTCAGCCACTTTGCCTGCGCCTCCGCGCGGAAACCAGGATCAAGCAGGTAGGCCGCACTGACCTTCATTTGCAGCGGAAGATCCTCCGTGGCGGTAGTGCCTCCGGCCACGAAGGCATCGTCCGTGACCGAGCTTCCCAGGCGGACCGATTTACCGGCCAGGATTTCCTGCAGGTCCTCCGTCGAATGCTTGCCGAGCCCCGCGGCAGCCGACGTCAAGCTCATCATGAGTCCAAGTCCGGGCTTGTCGCGCGGCAGGTCGAGCTCGCCGTCGCCCAGGCGAACCATGAAGCGCACCTTGCCTGGTTCGAACTTCGTCTTCTTGAGGGTCAGGCTGACGTTGTTCCGGAAGCGGATCTGGCGCACGCCGAGCTCGGCGACGCGCTTGTCGCTGGCCACCTTGCCGGGCGTGCCGAAGCGGTCGTAGGCGAAGGCAGCGGCCTTGCTCTCGGGGGGCGCACTGACCGCGGTCTTCCGGCTGTAGGACAGTGCCAGCGTCACGTCCTGGCGTGCAATCGGGGTTTTGGTGGTCAGGTGGATCAGGGGTGCGCTGCCGGTCCACGCGTCGCGGAACGCATTCTGCAGATCGGCCGGCTTCAGTCCGCGCACGAATGAATCATAGGTGGCGGCCCGGAACGCCGGCGTAGTGACGAATTGGTCTGTTGCCCCGGCCGTCAGGATGGCGTTTGCAATCGACATGTTGGTTCGGGACGCTGCCTGCGCGGCCGCGCCATGGACCGCGCCGCGCCCCTGCTCGACCACGGTCTGCAACTCGCTCTCAGTAAAGCCATGTTGCTGCGCGCGTCGGATTTCCTGCTCCGCGGCCGTGAGGGCAGGCTTCCAGGCACCATCTTGCGCGATGACCTTGAGCGTAGTTAGCCGGGCCGTACCTTCGCGCTGCTGCTGAACCGCTGATGCGCCGATCAACGCGGTGCCGGGTTGATTCGTCAGCCGCTGGAGCCGGCGATTGAATGCCGCAATCGACAGGGCCTCGATCGTGCGGCGGCGCCGTTCGGCCAGCGTATCTGGCGCGCTCTGCCACGGGCGGAGCACCGTGTAATCGACGATTGTCGGCCGGGTCGTGTTGATCAGATTGTGAAAGTCCTCGGGCCGGGTCCAGTCGACGCGGCCGCGCGGCAGCGGCGGAGCGCTCGGCGTTGGATTGCTCCAGTCCGCGAAGCTGGCTCGGATCTTCCGCTCGATCGCGTTCGGGTCGACATCGCCGACGACGATCAGCGTCGCATTTTCGGGGCGATAATAACGTTGGTAGAGGCTGCGCAGCGTTGCCGCCGTTGCACCGTTGATCGCCGCCTCGGTCCCGATCGGCAGACGTTGCCAGTAGGGAGCAAGCGGTAATTGGAACCGCAGCAGATCGATTGTTTCATTGGGGATGAAACCGCCCCGCGTCCGCCCCTCGCTGAGGACGACCGCACGCTCCCGGTTCACCGAAACCGGGTCGAGCTTCATCTCGCTGGCGACTTCACGGAGAAGAAAGAAGGCCGAGTCCAGCCGCTCGGCATCCGCCTTCGGCACGTTGAAAATATACGTCGTGGTGTCGAAGCCCGTCAGCGCATTGGTATCCGCGCCCATGGCCAGGCCCTCGCGCTGGAGACGCGCTTCCATCTCGCCTTCCGGAACGTGAGTCGTTCCGTTGAAGGCCATATGCTCGAGGAAGTGCGCAAGGCCTCGCTCATTGTCCGCCTCGCCGATCGACCCGAACCGATATTGCATCTCGATCGTAGCGGCGCCGGGCGGCAAGGCGTTGTGCATGATGGCGTAGCGCAGGCCGTTGGGCAGCTTGCCATAGCGGATCGCAGGATCCGGCGTCACATCGGTAGACGCGATGCCCCACGGGTTTTGTGCGGCGGCGAGCGGCGAGGAAACACAAAGGATCGCGGCAGCAACTGCGTGCCAGACCTTCACACGAAACCAGCTGTGCACGATTCCTCAGCAAATTCAGGCGATTCGACGTCTCAGCCTAGAATTGATCGGTCACGTGGCAAGACCGGAAAGATGAATTCGTAAGGACGGCGCGTGCAGTCCCGCCCTTCCGAAACAATCAGCAGGCGCGGGTCTGCTTGCTCGGTAATTTCCAGGGCGCCGAATATTCGATCCGGACCAGGACTTCGAACGCATGGAGAAACGCGCGAGCGGCATGACCCAGGCCGTCGGCCAAGGCGCCGTTCAACTCCTTGCGCGCGGCGCGATACTGACGATCAAAAATCTGGTCGATCATGGTCAACATCCTTTCCTCCTGACGCAGTTCAAAGCGCTATGGGGTAGCCGCCGAGGCGATCGTTGGCGGCGAGCAACGCCTGTTCGACAATTTCGAGGCGGCAGGCTTCGCTGAGCACCCGCCACGAACGGATTGGCGACCGGCTTGAGCGGCCGTCGGCGACGTGCTCGGAAGACGCGTCTTCGGTGAACGCACGGGTGCTGAGGCCATAAGCCATGGCAAGTCTCCTTCGCTGTCGATGGTCGCCGGTGGAGCCGGGCTGTGAGGGGAGAATTGCCTCCACCGGCGACTTGCATTCTAGATATTTGCCGGGCGCTCGTTTCGCCAATCAAACGCTCGACAGAATCGATAAATTGGACTTATGAAGTCGGCGTATGCGG
Coding sequences within:
- a CDS encoding M16 family metallopeptidase, whose translation is MHSWFRVKVWHAVAAAILCVSSPLAAAQNPWGIASTDVTPDPAIRYGKLPNGLRYAIMHNALPPGAATIEMQYRFGSIGEADNERGLAHFLEHMAFNGTTHVPEGEMEARLQREGLAMGADTNALTGFDTTTYIFNVPKADAERLDSAFFLLREVASEMKLDPVSVNRERAVVLSEGRTRGGFIPNETIDLLRFQLPLAPYWQRLPIGTEAAINGATAATLRSLYQRYYRPENATLIVVGDVDPNAIERKIRASFADWSNPTPSAPPLPRGRVDWTRPEDFHNLINTTRPTIVDYTVLRPWQSAPDTLAERRRRTIEALSIAAFNRRLQRLTNQPGTALIGASAVQQQREGTARLTTLKVIAQDGAWKPALTAAEQEIRRAQQHGFTESELQTVVEQGRGAVHGAAAQAASRTNMSIANAILTAGATDQFVTTPAFRAATYDSFVRGLKPADLQNAFRDAWTGSAPLIHLTTKTPIARQDVTLALSYSRKTAVSAPPESKAAAFAYDRFGTPGKVASDKRVAELGVRQIRFRNNVSLTLKKTKFEPGKVRFMVRLGDGELDLPRDKPGLGLMMSLTSAAAGLGKHSTEDLQEILAGKSVRLGSSVTDDAFVAGGTTATEDLPLQMKVSAAYLLDPGFRAEAQAKWLNALPMLERELDSQPETVANSRLPALLADGDTRFGVPGDAALRSRTFAEAKAAITPLLAKAPIDVTIVGDFDEATAIGAVAQTFGALPARAPEAGPLADSQSAHFRRDPSPILLYHDGRPDKAMIQIAWPTTDDSKFEDVVGLALLKDVLNLKLMQTIRAQLGDTYAPTVKSVMSDVFPGFGYLSVSAIVAPEKADEVETAIQTAATELRTTLVSDDLLARARNPELARADKGLQDNGYWLAALIGTQKDPRRLDRITGLRGSLERVTAADIQRLAQKYLVPAASRKALILSRKTLRIIPGS